Genomic segment of Ailuropoda melanoleuca isolate Jingjing chromosome 1, ASM200744v2, whole genome shotgun sequence:
CTGATGAGACTGTTCTTAAATGCGCTTGTCATCCCTTCACAACTGATCTCTTCTCTGAGGGGATGTTTTTACGATTTTTCTCTTGACCCTTGATGTTCTGCTATTTTCCTCTTTAGGTGTGGACTTTTTAAAAGGTATCCCTGTTGATACCCTGTGCAGTTATAAATGTGTAAGTCTATTGTTTCCACTCTGAAAAATTCTTAGCCCTTATTTCTCCAAATACTGCCTTCCCCCGTTGCCTTCATTGTCTTTACCTACCTGAAATCTTGTCTTTTCAATCTGTCTCGCTTTGCTGTATCCTGGTTGATTTCTTCGGTCCTGGGGGGAACTTCGTTTCTGGTTTACTGTGTGTCTCCCCTTGACTTTTAAAACTTCACTGTCCAAAGTCAACTTTCAATCCCAAGTTCTTTATATTGAGGGCAGGGGAGGTACCAGACTTGGGTTCATAAATTCCTGTTTTTATGCCTACTACTCTAGTTTCTTAGGAGTTTAAACATATTAAAGGAACAGTCTTTTTTTCAGATCCCTCTTATGTTTATTTGCTAGGTTATCAACACTCTTGTTCGTTGGATTTGATGCCAGTTTTTATGCTATATAATCAGTTGTCTTTATACTCAAATGACAGGCTGGctggttataaaaaaaaaaaaaattaccccagTTGCTGGGGGCTTTGTGGGCAGCAGGGCCTTCTCTGATCGAATGTGGCTGGGGACGTGTCTGCAGCTGCCtgacagaaagggaggggaaatgaCTTCGTGTTTTTTTCCTAGGAGGATTCTGTCTTCAGTctatattaagatatattttattattgatcATTCACAAATTTTCTTGAAACATGGTATTGTCCCTGATTTTACCATCAAATTTGTAACTGAGGGAAACTCAAATTTCCTATAattgtttttcccatttcattttaaaatgcttttctcacTCTGAGATCTATTTAATGTCCTCTTTCTTACCTCATCACTTCCAAACCCTAATCCTACTTGTACAAGCAATcgcttttttaaaaacctgtggcAAAGTGGCAACAATGCCTGTCCTCTTGTGGCaacatttttagataaaaattctCCCCCCCCCATCTTTTCTTATCCttgcttttcctgttctttgCCTTAACTGTCTTCAAGTAGGCTGTCCCTAAACCAGCtatttgaaagaatttaaatGGGGCAGGACAAGGGCCATGTTCTAAAGATGGCAGGAATTTTCCTGGTGGTGACCCAGGTTTCTCCGTGAACATCAGCCCTGCTGCTTTTGTAATCCTTAACCGAACCAGGTCCCAGAAAACTTCAGAGCTAGCCTGTGCGGCCCTTCCCCTGGAGAGCTGCCTGCCGGCTTTGCTCTTGGGGCCGCCGTCCATCTCCTACCCCTGCTCCATGTCCGCCCTCTTTCTGGCAGCCCTCAATTCTGCATTTCCAGGCCTGACATGTCTGGTTTTATCAAGGAGGTTCATTTTCCCCATAGCCTCTGGGAGTCGGCTTCCTCCCTTGCATAACTGTTGTGCTGAGGAGTTCAGAACCTGGGTAAAACCAGCACTTTCTCAAACCACAGGCATGCAGAGGCTGGGAGGTGCTGTTTCTCTTCGTGACCCGTCTCTTCCCCCTTCAGGTGATGATTGTGGGAAGACCACAGGCACAGCTGTGCTGCCCCGCCCTGCCCGgcagcctccccccccacccagcctcatgCGCAGGAGCCTGTCACCTGTGTGTCATCACCACCCATCACTACAATCATTGAATAAGTGGAGATGAATTTTCCACATTCCCATGTTTCTTGTCCCTCGTGGTAACAGTTACAAaatttcaacaggaaaaaaaaaaaactagcttttTAAAGGGATAGTGTTCTCCAAATCTCCAAATCATTAGGCAAGGATTTTCTTGGTTATCAGTGGTGATTATCCCATCTTCCCCCAAATCTTCCTTCAGCTTATTGGAAAACTCCATTACTAAAAAGCACGTTTGTTTCTTCCTCCCTTGTATTTACCAGGTTTGATGACCTCCTTTTGCGATGCCGGGAACTCGAAACCTGGACCCACGACCTTGCCCTCCCGGCTGTGGTGTGGCTGGCTGGCTTCTTCAACCCTCAGTCCTTCTTAACTGGTAAGGCCCCTCTTGCCCTGCTCCCCAGTGCTCATGCAGGGGCCAGTACAGCGGAGGAGAGGGAGTAAAATTCCAAGCAGAACGGCCACGTGAGGTGGGATGTAGTTCACTCTAGTAAACATTTCTGTCAAGGGCCACAAGGTCTCCGTCCCAACGGCTCCACTCTGCGACAACAGTGCAAAACCAGACATGTAACCCCTGGGCCTGGCTTTTCCCCAAGAGCAGGGAGGGTGTCCTGCAGCCCTGTGCTGGCCGTCCGTCTCGTGCAGCCACGCGCCCCCCCATGGGACACAAGCATGCCACGGGTCTGTGGCCAGCTCACCACTGGCTCCTGCGAACCTTCCTCTTTGTCTCCCACAGCAATCATGCAGACCATGGCTCGAAGAAATGGGTGGCCACTGGATAAAATGTGCCTGACTGTTGATGTCACGAAAAAAACGAAGGAAGATTACGGCCATCCTCCACGGGAAGGTGCCTATCTCCACGGGCTTGTCATGGAAGGTAGGCTACACCGTGAGGGGCACTGTACGGTTAGGACGTGAAGGGCCTTTCTTAAATTCAGGTTGGCATTTGCCCTTTGTTTACTCCAGTCCTCAGCATTCACTTGTATCTAGTGTGCACTTACCTCGTTTCCTAGCTGCACAAAATTGTATACCAGGTTCTGTGTTCAAGGTCAGCCAAATTTTAAGGCACTTAGGGTGATGGCTGTCACTTCATTCAGTGTAAGCCTTAAATTACCCTTTGGTGGTAACACTGGACATAGATGCAGATTTAATTCAAAATCTTAATTTAGAAAAAGCAACTTCGCTGCTACAAGACTTCTTTGAGATGCCAGTGCACATTGTCAACCTCCAAAGTGGGGTTAGGAAGGAATGTGCCATGTTAGAGACTTCTTATACTGTCtgacaaattcacattttttttttaagggaggacAAACTCATTGGCTTTATTGTGCCTGGATTCCCATAGAATCTGTTTTCATGCAAGTTTTAGACCTTTTGAATTTAAAGTAgtttttttcaaaggaaagctGAGGTGTGGAGTGGGAGCTCTGCCTCCAGGGGGTATGTGGCTGCTGGGGAGCAGCTAGGACCCACCCACCGCGGTAAGAAAGCCCCTGACAAGCAGTAACGTGCCAAAACCAAACATTTATTGCCTCCAACGAAGAGAGGAGCGGTACCAACATGCCACCCTATTGTAAGCCCTGTGTTTTTGCTGTAGGTGCCAGATGGGACACACAGTCAGGAACCATTGCAGAAGCCTGCCTCAGGGAGGTCACGTCGGTGATGCCAGTCATCTTCGCCAGAGCCATCCCCACGGACAGACAAGAAACCAAACACACGTACGAATGCCCCGTGTATAAAACCAAAATGAGGGGCTCTAACTACGTGTGGACCTTCCGGCTGAAGAGCCAAGACCAGACGGCCAAGTGGGTCCTGGCAGGTGTGGCTTTGCTGCTTGAAGCATGAAAACGGGACACAGCCAGGACAACACAGTAAGGCTTTCCACTGGCGTCCGTGCACACTTTTATTCTACTGAGACCTATAAAAACTTCCTCCCACTTAGGTAACTTTCAAGTAACTTGCATGTGccttaattttgtttaatataagTCTCCCCATCAGTGAAGGGGGATTTTTAGCTCttgcagacattaaaaaaacctttttaaattaaaaattagccCTGACATTCTTAAATTCCAGCAGCCACTGACCTCAGGCAGCAGCTGAATCCTGAATGAAGGGGCAGCCGCTCCTGCCAGCCAGCAGTGCTCCACGGCGTCCAGTGTCATTAATGTGACAGTCAACTTTCTGTTcattcaagtttaaaaaaaaaataaaactcgaGTACTCTCAAGATCTACGATTAATTGCACTTTGTAATTTAGGGGAACATTCTTTAACAAATTCCAATGATCCAGAGAAGGGTTGACTATGTGGTCCCAGACTAGAGGTACACGTAAAGAAAGATCAAGGCCACATAACAGTGTCAAAGGCAAGAGCTGCTTATACAATGTTTTCTCTGGAACTTACCTGGACTTTTAACTCCACCCCACTTAAACTGCTTTTTTCATCGCATGGAGATGCTTTTAAACAATTCAATAGACGTAGGGGCCTACGGATACAGGTATAGAGAGATTCCTCTGCTATGCCGTCTTCCTGAGAAATCTGTttataaacaatcttaaaaaaaatagtatttcgatctacaaagaatttctgtataaaaacacaactgtAAGAAATCCTAGGCACAAGTGGCATGGCAGGTCCGGCTGGCGTGCTCTACGGGGAGCTGGCTGGGTCTTCTCTTAATTGCCCTCCACCAGCTGCTTCTGTAAActgaaagaggggagggaggcatcAGTGTGCGGGGGACAGAGGCAAAGAGCTGCATTCTAGGCTCAACCCCCACCTGGAGTATGGAGCCCAACCCTGGATCTTCTGATGCAAGGTCGGTCCTGCCTCGTCCCACTTCAGTGAGAGGAGACCCGGCAGCCACGTGCCTACAAAACTCTGCTCTGGAGTTCACTGCTGTTTCCTCGGCCCACCCCTCTCTGCTGGGCCTGCACAGTCTCTGCCGCTTCCCCTCTGTTTTCCACAACGAGGGGGAGACTGGCAGTGCCAAGCTGAAAATTCTAGCACAGGAGGGAATGTCCTAACAGGGAAAACAACAGTCCAGAGCTGCTCCCGGGGAGCAGACAGGAAGTGGATGGCACTCAGGAGGGTAAGACTCACCTCTCCAGGTATTCCTTAACGTTGTTATAACCGTAGAACTTGGCCAGGTGAATGAGGATTCCGGTGGCGCAGCGGCCATCGCGCTTCCGGCAGTAACTACAGTTGCAGATCCCGCGGCAGGGGGGGCACACCCAGTCCTGGAAAAGCAATGGCCCCCGTGACCCTGTGCTCTGGCCCGGCTCACGCAGTCCCTCCTCCAACCCCGGGTCCCGTGTTCCTTCTAGGAGATGCACAGGGTGACCCAACGTGCCTCCTTCCTTCACAGGTTCACCACCCCAGGGTCCCATGTGCAGAAACCCAAAAAANCGGCAGCCACGTGCCTACAAAACTCTGCTCTGGAGTTCACTGCTGTTTCCTCGGCCCACCCCTCTCTGCTGGGCCTGCACAGTCTCTGCCGCTTCCCCTCTGTTTTCCACAACGAGGGGGAGACTGGCAGTGCCAAGCTGAAAATTCTAGCACAGGAGGGAATGTCCTAACAGGGAAAACAACAGTCCAGAGCTGCTCCCGGGGAGCAGACAGGAAGTGGATGGCACTCAGGAGGGTAAGACTCACCTCTCCAGGTATTCCTTAACGTTGTTATAACCGTAGAACTTGGCCAGGTGAATGAGGATTCCGGTGGCGCAGCGGCCATCGCGCTTCCGGCAGTAACTACAGTTGCAGATCCCGCGGCAGGGGGGGCACACCCAGTCCTGGAAAAGCAATGGCCCCCGTGACCCTGTGCTCTGGCCCGGCTCACGCAGCCCCTCCTCCAACCCCGGGTCCCGTGTTCCTTCTAGGAGATGCACAGGGTGACCCAACGTGCCTCCTTCCTTCACAGGTTCACCACCCCAGGGTCCCACATGTGCAGAAACCCAAAAAATTAGACACTTGATTAATCATAGTGCAGACTTTCAGGAGCACAAAAGAGCAGTGAGACCTGGGTGTGACTTCCAGCTCTTCCACTTTCTAAACCACTGAACCTGAGTGGTGGTTTATATTCATCTGCAAACTGGGGGCAGTACGTATTTAGGCCATACACAGGGCAGGGGTTAACTAAGAGCACAGTCTCTGGAGCCTGACTGCCCAGGTTCAAGGGCATGTATACTAATCGTACtgttattttatagagagaacCCAGGAACAGGGAGGGTATATACCTACTTTATTAGGCTAAACTAATTAGTAATACCTGAAATAAAATCAACTGcctgaacagagaaaaaaaccttAGATCAGGGCCAGGCATGCAGAAAGCCCCCTCCACGGTGACATCCCTGCCCTTGCCTGAGCTAAACCACGCTGCTGGAATAAAGGCACACAGGCCCACCTTACAAaccagaactgtaagaaagtGTGGCTCTGACCCTGGAAAACGCTCtcatctcttcccttctcctagtCAGCTTGCTCTCTTTCCAGAGGAAGCcttatttttcattccctttaGAGCTCTGCAGCTACAGATCCCCAATAAAGGGCCCAGGGAGCCCCATCTTCAACCTGCTTCCCTCTGCCAGTACAATTCATGACAAAGGTGAACACCGTTCCTACCGGGTCCAGCAGTGCGGATCTCACATCCTCCCCATAACGATTCCGCAGGCACGGCCCGCAGAACTGTCCTCGCACCCCTCCGCAGCTCTGGTTCCGACACACGGTCTTGGTGTCGATGGTCTTCTGCCTACACTGGTGGCAGGTGTTGCCCTGAGGGAGGAAGGCAGTGAGTGGTGAAGACGGAAAGTGGAGGGTGACACGCACAAGGCCACGTGCTGCCGTGTACGCGCGTCGGGCTCGAAGCCTCACGGCCTCTCTCCTGGAGGGGAGCACCCTCTGGAGGCCTGTAAGCACTTTTAATTCTGGGGACACAGCAAGGAGCCTGGAAGGAATGACATGCCCGCAAAGGAGGAGAGGGGCCCAAGCAGCCGTGAGCTCCAGGCAGCAGCACCTGGCTCTGGCCTAGCTTCCAGGGATCCTGGGGCTTTTCGGGATACAACTTCCCAGTGTTAAAATACTTAAGTAACAGGACACTGCCTTATCTAAAACATGGTGCATAACACTACAAAGTCTCCCTCCCAATCactgtttaataaaaaaaaatactttaaccCATTTCTTACCGACCAAAGATATTCTGTCAAACTTTAGCTCCTCTATGTGAAtccaaaagcacaaaaaaaaaaaaaaaacccacagtatGTTTTTTCAATGTTGAAACGCCCTATAAATACTTAAAGTGTAACTATTATAAACACCCTTTCCCATCTATACCCCTGCCTTCCCACAGATCATCTGCATCCCCTGGAAAGAGCCCTCCTGAGAACCCCGCACTCCGCCAGCTTCTCCTTCCCAGTCACAGCCGACCTTCCCGTCGGAGGGGAGAAGGCCTGGGGCATAAGCCCAGCCACAGTTTAAAGACAATGCAGGATTTCAAACACCAGTGCCCCAGACTCTCCATTAGAATCACAAGCCTGCAAATGATTCATTATACGTGATTTACCAGAACTTTATCATAGATTTTATCTCGAACAGTTATGGCAACATTTTCTAAGTCCTCTTCAGTGATATCCTCCACTGGCCGAAAAGAAGACATTCGGTGACGCCGTCTGTAGCCCTGGCATTTCCCCTGCAAAATGAGCCAAAGCAGAACCCAGCATAAGCTGTTTTGACTGGTTacaaaacacatataaaaattcacaaactcggggcgcctgggtagctcaggcggtaaagcatctgccttcagctcaggtcatgatctcaggtcctgggactgagtcacacatcgggctcctgctcagaggagagcctgattctccttctgcctctctgcccctctcacaCTCTCAGAGCTCTAGCACCAGTAATGTTAACTACGTCCCTCTTCTATTTCCCGGGAATCAATCATTTAAGGAGCTCCTGCCCCTGCCAACCGCCCTCATGGCAAGGTGACAGGACAGTAAATGCACAGCTCAGGTTTTCCCTGACCAATACACAGTCAGCTGCCGTAAACTCCGTGAGGACGGGGAAGTGAACCACAGTGAACGGCCACACTTGCCAACGGGAAGGACCTACTCTCTCACTCCAGACTTTGGAAGCACTTAAAATGCCCCATTCCTAAAACCGAAAGGCAAGGAGGAATCCCTGCCCTTTCCCACAAGCAAAAACCACAAGGCCGACTGGCGCCAAGGGCAGGCCTTTGCTGCCTCCCCTAGAGACTGAGCTGGGTCCTATCTCTGAGCAGCTCCTCTAGGGAAAGGGCTCTCCCCAGCCTACAGTTTAGATGGGGCGGGGGTCCTTCCGGAGCGTGGTCCCGGGAACGCCAGCAGCACCGGGAACTGGCAGAAATGCCAGCGCTCAGCTGCACCCCACCAGGTCAGAACCTCCGCACCGGCTTAGAGCGAGAATCATCGTTCACTGAGCTCAGAAAATACCCCACTAATTGTCTTCCTTCTCCTGAAACCGTAAAACTCTTCTGCGAACTTGGCGGCTGAGACGGTGAAGTTCTCCAGGGCAAACTTCTCGGGAGGCCGTGCGCTCCGGGTCGGGTTCGTGCGCCGTGTGATCTGTCCCTCTGAGAAAGCCCGCCTCGCCGTTCTCTTCTTCTGAAAGCAAGAGCACAGACGCATGCAACCGGGTGCTTCCTCGAATAAAAGCCATCCGGCAACAGATTGTGTGCGTCGGTACTGGAATCAGTAATTATGAAGGAGTCCTACTTACAGAAGCGGAGTTCGGAGTTCGTACTGGGAAGAAATCCGGCATAGAGTTGAGTTCTGCCAGTAACTGAGCGAGCTGAGGTtcagaacaaaagaaaggatcTCACGTCAATATTGCCACGTCTCGTTCATCTAACACCTTAGCCGCGATCCTCAGTTTTGCCAATGTAAGAAACTTGACTCAGGTAGTTCCCGTACGATCTCAACAGCTGCTCCGTTTCTAACCACATAGGTAAAGATTTTTCTCTCCAGAGGTGAGATACTGGGATCATCACGCATAGGATTAAATCTATGCccattctttatatataaagatcaTCCTGTCACCGATGAACGGGTCCTTGGAATGACAGGGCCGGCTGCAGGAGGTGGGACTCCTGATGGGGCCACCGACAAGCAGTGTGGCCTGGCAACAGGTCATCGTGCATACCTAAGTCAAGTTTCGTCATGTTCAAAACAAGAGGCTCAACCCGACTGTTCTGACAGTTACTCAGAGCTCCAAAACACTCCTGAAGTTGAtttctcattaataaaaataattcatgaaaatattcccaaataaacACCTAAGAACCCTAAATAACAGGCATTAATATTCCaattaggatttttaattttagatttatataaatgtatacgtgtcactacaaaaaaaatcacatagttattttaaaaatgcagatacaGTGCTAAAAATTTCCCTTAATAAGCACAAATATGTCTTAGGATAAGTTTCAAAAGTAGGCTCTTTGTCTTTTTACTAGACATCTAAGACTGCACATACAGtactatgctttttaaaaagaaaatactaaaaatacaccaaaatgctGAAAGTGACTGAATGGTAGAATTCTATTAATTCTGTATATACAAAATTATGAAGCAAACAAGTTACTAACTGAATACAGAAAAACCAAATATACATAATAGATTACCCCTTGTGTCGTCATTCATTCCAAGGAAGACACGTCAACGTGATTCAAAACTGTTCAGTTTAAGACTGAGGTCTCCTGCATTCTCTCATATGAGGTCTAGAAGGCCCAGTGGGTCATCAAAGGATTTCTCGTTGCAAGCCGTCTGCCCAACCTGCACGCTGCCACCCTTACGTGGGCTTCTCGACCCTCTGTGCACACCTGGCTCCTTTCTGCTGGGAAGCGGCCAACCGTGGAGCCCTCCCCTCTCCACTACCACTACCTATTCAGAACTTAACTTCATAACAGAGTAAGCAGCAGGGGGTCATGGCATCAGGCAGCGGACCTAAAAACAGTCCTGGGGAGTCGCTTTCTGTTCCCAAACCACAGCCGATCAGGTAATAACTGGCTGGGGTTCGGGAACGGAGAAAGGACACCCACTACCCGGAGCACGTTCCCGACCGAAGcgagagcagcagcagctctggGGCAGTCCCGGGAGCCTCGACGCCCAGTGCCAGCGCCCAGACCGCCCGCCGCCGGGGCTTACCATGGCCTTGTTCTCCTTGATGTTCATGGTCCTTTTCAGCAGAGCGTCCGAGCCCTCCTGGCCCTCACCCCTGGAGTCGTCCTCAGACTCCGAGACCGaatcctccctttccttcccctgtctgcagcttctctttcttccaagGATTGCTTTTTTACTGTCCTGTAAGCAAGTGCTAGAAAACAGCGGCTCTGAAGAATGGTCATCTGACTTTTTTGCCAGTTTCTTGGTGGGGAACTGGAAGGCTACTCGAAGACCAATACTGCTCCTCCTAGGCCTGCTTCTTCTAGGTGTcgccttttctccttcctcctcctcctcttcctcactcaCTGAAGACGCCTTACCAGCATCACTCAAATCTGACTCCACAAGCtaacagaaggagagaaaagagcagagacCACGTTTCGTGAACAGACCTCCAAGAGCacattacttaaaacaaacactCTGACATTACCGTAGAGAACAAATGAGAAGACAGCTTCCCCCTCCTATCATGAGTTCCCGCTGAACCCTTCCGTCAGCACCCTGTCGACACATCTGGTGGAAGAGCAGGCATTCGACTGCCGCCCTCTggcccggccccggcccccgGCGGACTGCTGCCTGCAGAGCATGGGCTGGAAGCAGGGCGCTGACGACAGAGGGCTCCTCTACTGTGGGACAGCCAAGTATTAGGAGGACTGGCCAAAGAAAAGGGTGTGCATGGCCTAAGAGTGATCTTCAGGTAGCAACGGAGCGCTAAGGGGAAGAAAACCACCATTCTGTGCTGAAGCGGAGGAACAGGACTCGGGGGTAGGAGGGACAGCAGAGCCGACTTCACCTCAGTCAAGTGACAGAGGAACAAGCGGAACAGGACTCGGGGGTAGGAGGGACAGCAGAGCTGACTTCACCTCAGTCAAGTGACAGAGGAGCAAGCAGACGACCGGCCAGTGGGGTTAGTGGGGGAAACTCATCCCCAAGACACGAAGGGTCCTCACTCCCAGGGACGTCCCCTCCCTTTTCTGCAACCTGGAGAGCCGCAGGGTGAAATCAAGGCAGACAGCTCTTGGGTTGTTGTGAAGCACCCGTCCCGTCAGCTCAAGAAACTCTTGCCCCCAATTTTCTGATTCCGCTTGGTATGGGTTTCTGGCATTAGAACGGAACTCAGTCTTACACATGAGAACACAGAACGGGAGGCAACGACAGGGTGACATGACCCAGGTGACGGTGGGTGACATCTCAGACGCGAGGGGACTCTTAGCAATGGCAGAGATAGGCCTGACTATAGAGATCTAGGCCCCCTCCTGGCATCTCTCCCTTACCACACGCTGAGACCCTCGGTCAGGGACTCTGGGCAACGGGGCCGCTGTGAGGAGTGCAGGGAGCAGCACCACCCTGGGCCCAGGACTGAGGTAGAGAACTCCGCTTCCTCCTCGGCGACCACCCCCCAAATTCTAGCTGGACTCAAAAAtaaggcgcctggctggctgagtcggtGGAGCATGACTCTTAACCTcagattgtgagttcaagccccacactgggcaagaagactccttaaaaaaaaaatttaaaagaagtattggggcgcctgggtagctcagtcagttacgcaccctattcttgatctcagctcaggtcttgacctcaatgtcctaagttcaagccctgtgttgggctccacactgggctggagcctacttaaaaaataaataaaataaataaggaaaagagaggggaaaaaatgtgcagATAACTTCAAAACCTCGGGGTATGTATCAATCCACAACAGGCCAACGAGAGAAATAAGACTATAGTGtactgatttctctcttttttttaagtatcctGAACTTTCTACATCTGTAGCTTTGGAATCCAAAATGGTGGGACTGGAGGAATCCAATTTTAGGAAAACAGTGTTGGAGGACTTCAGAGGAAATACCTCTCAGATTGGCTTTATTTATCTCCATCATCCTCTAACGCCTATCTCCTTGCTAAGGACTCTGTAAAGGACTAAAGTAGACAACAGAAGAGCAAACTGTAACCACCACTGGAGACCGGAGGCAAAGCACGCAAGGCCCAGTGCTGCCGCCGTGGCTGCTTCACATACGGTGAGAAGACCACTGGACACCAAGGGACAGTACCATCCTGTATCAGAAAAGGAGCTCTCACCAGTGCTCACTAGGGCGAGCAGCAGGTTGGGGAGGGAGGCCATAATGCTTGTCA
This window contains:
- the CDCA7L gene encoding cell division cycle-associated 7-like protein isoform X3, producing MELASRSQIPKEVADIFNAPSDDEEFVGFRDDVPMETLSSEESCDSFDSLESGKQQDVHFHSKYFTEELRRIFIEDTDSETEEFEGFTQNDLNGNSSPEVMLVESDLSDAGKASSVSEEEEEEEGEKATPRRSRPRRSSIGLRVAFQFPTKKLAKKSDDHSSEPLFSSTCLQDSKKAILGRKRSCRQGKEREDSVSESEDDSRGEGQEGSDALLKRTMNIKENKAMLAQLLAELNSMPDFFPVRTPNSASKRTARRAFSEGQITRRTNPTRSARPPEKFALENFTVSAAKFAEEFYGFRRRKTISGGKCQGYRRRHRMSSFRPVEDITEEDLENVAITVRDKIYDKVLGNTCHQCRQKTIDTKTVCRNQSCGGVRGQFCGPCLRNRYGEDVRSALLDPDWVCPPCRGICNCSYCRKRDGRCATGILIHLAKFYGYNNVKEYLESLQKQLVEGN
- the CDCA7L gene encoding cell division cycle-associated 7-like protein isoform X5 is translated as MELASRSQDVHFHSKYFTEELRRIFIEDTDSETEEFEGFTQNDLNGNSSPEVMLVESDLSDAGKASSVSEEEEEEEGEKATPRRSRPRRSSIGLRVAFQFPTKKLAKKSDDHSSEPLFSSTCLQDSKKAILGRKRSCRQGKEREDSVSESEDDSRGEGQEGSDALLKRTMNIKENKAMLAQLLAELNSMPDFFPVRTPNSASKKRTARRAFSEGQITRRTNPTRSARPPEKFALENFTVSAAKFAEEFYGFRRRKTISGGKCQGYRRRHRMSSFRPVEDITEEDLENVAITVRDKIYDKVLGNTCHQCRQKTIDTKTVCRNQSCGGVRGQFCGPCLRNRYGEDVRSALLDPDWVCPPCRGICNCSYCRKRDGRCATGILIHLAKFYGYNNVKEYLESLQKQLVEGN
- the CDCA7L gene encoding cell division cycle-associated 7-like protein isoform X4, with translation MELASRSQQDVHFHSKYFTEELRRIFIEDTDSETEEFEGFTQNDLNGNSSPEVMLVESDLSDAGKASSVSEEEEEEEGEKATPRRSRPRRSSIGLRVAFQFPTKKLAKKSDDHSSEPLFSSTCLQDSKKAILGRKRSCRQGKEREDSVSESEDDSRGEGQEGSDALLKRTMNIKENKAMLAQLLAELNSMPDFFPVRTPNSASKKRTARRAFSEGQITRRTNPTRSARPPEKFALENFTVSAAKFAEEFYGFRRRKTISGGKCQGYRRRHRMSSFRPVEDITEEDLENVAITVRDKIYDKVLGNTCHQCRQKTIDTKTVCRNQSCGGVRGQFCGPCLRNRYGEDVRSALLDPDWVCPPCRGICNCSYCRKRDGRCATGILIHLAKFYGYNNVKEYLESLQKQLVEGN
- the CDCA7L gene encoding cell division cycle-associated 7-like protein isoform X6, with protein sequence METLSSEESCDSFDSLESGKQQDVHFHSKYFTEELRRIFIEDTDSETEEFEGFTQNDLNGNSSPEVMLVESDLSDAGKASSVSEEEEEEEGEKATPRRSRPRRSSIGLRVAFQFPTKKLAKKSDDHSSEPLFSSTCLQDSKKAILGRKRSCRQGKEREDSVSESEDDSRGEGQEGSDALLKRTMNIKENKAMLAQLLAELNSMPDFFPVRTPNSASKKRTARRAFSEGQITRRTNPTRSARPPEKFALENFTVSAAKFAEEFYGFRRRKTISGGKCQGYRRRHRMSSFRPVEDITEEDLENVAITVRDKIYDKVLGNTCHQCRQKTIDTKTVCRNQSCGGVRGQFCGPCLRNRYGEDVRSALLDPDWVCPPCRGICNCSYCRKRDGRCATGILIHLAKFYGYNNVKEYLESLQKQLVEGN
- the CDCA7L gene encoding cell division cycle-associated 7-like protein isoform X2, translating into MELASRSQIPKEVADIFNAPSDDEEFVGFRDDVPMETLSSEESCDSFDSLESGKQDVHFHSKYFTEELRRIFIEDTDSETEEFEGFTQNDLNGNSSPEVMLVESDLSDAGKASSVSEEEEEEEGEKATPRRSRPRRSSIGLRVAFQFPTKKLAKKSDDHSSEPLFSSTCLQDSKKAILGRKRSCRQGKEREDSVSESEDDSRGEGQEGSDALLKRTMNIKENKAMLAQLLAELNSMPDFFPVRTPNSASKKRTARRAFSEGQITRRTNPTRSARPPEKFALENFTVSAAKFAEEFYGFRRRKTISGGKCQGYRRRHRMSSFRPVEDITEEDLENVAITVRDKIYDKVLGNTCHQCRQKTIDTKTVCRNQSCGGVRGQFCGPCLRNRYGEDVRSALLDPDWVCPPCRGICNCSYCRKRDGRCATGILIHLAKFYGYNNVKEYLESLQKQLVEGN
- the CDCA7L gene encoding cell division cycle-associated 7-like protein isoform X1, which translates into the protein MELASRSQIPKEVADIFNAPSDDEEFVGFRDDVPMETLSSEESCDSFDSLESGKQQDVHFHSKYFTEELRRIFIEDTDSETEEFEGFTQNDLNGNSSPEVMLVESDLSDAGKASSVSEEEEEEEGEKATPRRSRPRRSSIGLRVAFQFPTKKLAKKSDDHSSEPLFSSTCLQDSKKAILGRKRSCRQGKEREDSVSESEDDSRGEGQEGSDALLKRTMNIKENKAMLAQLLAELNSMPDFFPVRTPNSASKKRTARRAFSEGQITRRTNPTRSARPPEKFALENFTVSAAKFAEEFYGFRRRKTISGGKCQGYRRRHRMSSFRPVEDITEEDLENVAITVRDKIYDKVLGNTCHQCRQKTIDTKTVCRNQSCGGVRGQFCGPCLRNRYGEDVRSALLDPDWVCPPCRGICNCSYCRKRDGRCATGILIHLAKFYGYNNVKEYLESLQKQLVEGN